The Apteryx mantelli isolate bAptMan1 chromosome 27, bAptMan1.hap1, whole genome shotgun sequence genome includes the window TAGTAACTACATATCAGTCACTGTGGGAAATGCCACCTCCTGTGTCTGGAAGGACCACAGAGCTAAGTACACTGCAGCAGCTTCATGGCAGCTGCTTCACAGAGCACAGTCAGAGCTGTCAAATCTGGCTATGGGACATAAATCCTACCGAAAGCAACAGAGCATGCGCAGCTGAACCCCTTTGCTTGCAAAGTCTCAACCCTCACACTTAAAATGTCCTGTCCTTTAAAAGTAATTCTAAACTGCTAAAACTCTTGGTAACAATATGAGATTAAATAATCTCGGTAAGAGTTTTTCTCTGTGCCCCCTAACAACTGGAATTTTCCCTTTCCTAGATGCAGCTGGTGGCTACTGttatagctgttttttttcctttctttactttttttttttaaacacttaaattTGTTCTGATAACATCATCAGGCAAAACATTTTCAATTTCTCTCTGAATTTTTTCACTTTGAGCCTCAAAATCACACTTACACCAGCAGAAATAGTCCAAGTCCCACAAAGAACGAGGGGTAGTAGATTGCATTCTAGACAAGAACACTGGACAGGAGAACAGCAAGTGCCACTTGCACCTTCTTGCCAGATCGAGCTAGATGCTCCATCAAGGGCACTGGCAATCCAAGAACAGATGTTGATCAGGGATACTGAACACCAAAGGAGGAACGGCTTCCTTACTGGAGCAATTACGAGGCCACTGTCCCAGTGAAGAAGCCTGACTTCTATTCAGACACAGCCAGTCAGTCAGTCCCCAATTTTCTGTAAATAACTGTCTATGGAAACTTTCTGACATGAAGGGTGAGGCAGAGGCAAACAGGGTTACattcatctctcttctgaggcTGCTGATGCAGTTAGGGTTCTTCAAGCATGACCTTATGCAAGCTGGGCACAGTGCAAATCCCACAAACACAGACCAGAACCCCAGCAGGCCACCATGGAAGTCTCGTGCATCAATGTTGTGATTACCACAAAAGCCCTTTCCCCAGGGGAAAAGGAATCACTTGAGCCTAAAGAGGAATCAACTTACTCTGTTTTCCTGTTGGTATTGCAGGAAGCAGCAGGCCACATAACAGCATCAGCTGAGCTGCAATTAGGAACACACAGTAGAAAGCATCTCGCCTAGTAGAACAAGCAGTAGAATAAGCGAGCCCTGGCTGCAAACTGAACCAAATGCTTCCAAAGGTGGTGCATTGGGAATTTCAGTAACCTGCCTGCAGAGAAGTTTTTCCTGACTCTGTCAGTTAAGGGTTTCAGACCTAGCAGCTTCAAGACAGAAGTGAACCCCTGAGCATCACCGagctaaatatatataatattctaATATCCTTTTGAAATCTATTGACCAGTGAGCGTTGTCTATAGCCACACAAAGATCCCATTCTACAGAAAAAAGGATGTGTGAGCAGGGCAGATACAATGACATGGGCCAGAAGAAAGATTCCTGCCCTCTCTACCTATGACAGCCTCAGAGAGCTGAGCCACCCAAGTGCTGGCCACGTCCTCTGTCAGCATGACTTTTCAGAGTCTGTTCTAAAACGAACTGCAATGTAAACAGGAAGCAGAGCTGACAGAAGACGTGCTGCAGATGGCTGCAAGCCCTGCAGAGGGAAGGGCAATGACCTACCATCCTCCCAAAGGCCAAGGAACCAACCTGATCCTCAGCACGCTAGTCACTTCTCAGCTCTTTGGATGCTATTCTGAAGGCAGGGGAGATGCAACATTCAGGAATGTCCAAATTCTCCTCCAAAAGAGGCACCTCAAAAACATCTAACACAGAGACAGTGATACCCCAGAAGATGAGGACCAAGGAACTTCCCACAGGGCTTCCTGGAGGGGAATTCTGGGTCGTCCCAAACACCACCTTACCTTTAGTATGTCCCCACAATCCCCTACATACAGGCTTAAGGAGTTCTTGGTCCAAATCATACTTCTTGCTGTGAAGCATCCACTTCTGGGCACACAGCTACTAACAATATTGCCTGTATTTTTGTCTGTTAACACTATGCCAACCTTAAAAGTATTCAAAATTACAGCCCTAGCTAGGTAAGAATTAAACTAATGCCAGCAACTCTGCACCTATTTCAAGAAAAGTTACAGAAGTAACTGCAGAGGAAGAGGCAGCCATGTGGTCTCCATCCTATAAAAAGGAAGGAATGGCACAAAAATAAGACAGAAGAAATGACAGATTTCCCCTTTCCTGCCATACTGATGATAGCCTGTCTTTCAGGAAGCTAAACCATCTCTTGACAAAGCAGATCAGGGAAATGAGGCAGCCTCAACACCTCTGTAAACACCAGAAAAATATTACTCAAgtcaaaaacagatttttaaataccAGAGGCTTCAGAGGAAATATCCAAGAAAATGGTTCTCAAAAAGTGAACAGTAATGGAATATTTGACAATCACATATTGGTAGCAGCTGGAAAAGCCACAGATTTCAAAAGCTTGGTAGAGGAGTCAGAAAAGTATCTGTACATACAACCTTCTCCCAGCACTCTTCCCTAGCCATTCACCAGTGGCCTGTGCAGCTCATCAGACCTTTGGCCCAGTCCAGGACGGCCTTCCCTATGCTCCTATGATAGGTTTTCCAAATTGTCAATATTTCTTTATGATTTTCAAAAGAGGGAGACAATGAACAGATTAAATTCAAATCTAAATAGAGACACCTCAGTATCAAAGCCTACACAGTGAAGATAGGTAACCACCCTCACATCCCACCTATTCAGCTTTCAGTAAGTGCGAAGTAACTCCTCCTAATATGCTTCAGCTAGGCTAACCATAAAGTATATCCAGCATTTCCATGAAATCTCATGGAATGGGGAAAGCGATTAATATAACCACATGTACAAAATACTTAGAAAACTAAAaaccaagaaagaaaacattatctGAAAGAAACTATATAACAATGTAAAACTAAACCATGTACAGTAAAGAACATTTTGAAAAGCCACTGAGCTATTTCTTAAAGAAGTAAGATTCCAACTGTGACTTGAGTCATCCtctaacaaaaaaaacaaaaaaaaggctttgagtAATCTTAATCCATCCCTCTCCTAGGACTCTTTGGACATAAAGCAACCATTTGGAAGGTGTTGAAAACTTCTCTATACTAGGTTTGAGCATTTGTTTTAACTTTGCTTCTGAGTTTATTGCTTGGATAAAGTTTTAGAGGTTGCTTAATAAAATACAATTTAAGGATTACAACTTTACAGTCTGGAAAAGAGACTATGGCgccaaatttttttctttcagaaaatgacATAAACTGTacttcctaaaagaaaaaaaatcgatCCAGCTGTCCAAGCGAGTTTACGTCTTGGTTAGTGACCCAGTAAACCCGAGCCGGTTCCCCCAGGATGCCCAGTTCCCACCCTTCCTCCTCAGACAACGCCGCGGACGCGGctcgcgcggggccccgcggcgcggcccctacgggcggccccggccccgccgcccccggccccaccgcggcccggcccgctctgCCCCACCTGgtcggcgccgcggccgcgccgctcgCTGCTGCCGGTCCCGGCGCTGGGCAGGCAGGCGGTAGCGGcgcccccgccggcggcgccgagccgagcccgccccggcggggcggagcggtgGGAGTCGGGGCCGCCCCGGGTGCTGCCCCGCGCCCAGGGACGGCAGCGCGCAGCGCCGCCCGGGGGCTGCTGGCAGCCCCGTTAACCGGCACCCGCGATGGGGAGCCCGCTCGCCTCACCGCCGTTTGGCGTCTTCGTGTTACTGAAGCCGGAGAGGCGAGGAGAAGGGCTTCGCCGAAGCGCGAAGCCGGAGGTTCACTCCAGGACCTGTTCGCTCCAATTCATCTTTGCTGGCAGGGAAACGAGAGCAGCAATGGGCAACCGCGCGCCCCGAGACGCTGCTAACAGGGCTTCAGGGAAACAGACCGCCTGCGAGCTCTCCTCTCTCAGAGAAGGCCCTGGAGAAACACGCCATCTCTCGTATTTTAAGAAAATCCTGGTGTCGGCTTTCGGCTGCGGGAAACGAacagccccgcggagccgcccgcagcgagcccggccccgcgctgctgccgctcCCGGGCGCCCCTGCGCGGCGTGCCTGCGCTCTGCCGCAGCGCCCCGGCCGAGACAGGCTTTCGCGGCCGCAGATACGCTTCAACGGTGTATCTGGCCATTCCCCTCTCTTTATTCTCTTTCTTCCGCACCGAGGTTTTGTTTTACCAGTTATTTGCAGAACAAAACAATCCTAAACTCGGCGCTGCAAGCTGCAGTGAGGACGCGGACAAGCCCCGCCTACGCTTTCACAGAGGAGCGGGGGCTCCAGAGCCCCGGCAGAAAACCGCGTCAACGAGAGATAAACGCGCAGGCCGGCGCCCTAACTGGCCAGGCGCGCACCCCGAGACAAGCCGAAGGAAGGAGTGCAGGCGCCCAGCCCAGATTAAGGCTCACACACAACAAGAACGCGGCCGAGCGAGCCGAGCTCgggcagcgctgccaggcagGGCCTGAGGCCGAGACCCCGAGGAAAGAGGCGTTGCCacccgggctgccccggcccggccttcCCGGAGCGTGGGTGAGGCGGGaaggccgcggcccccggggcagCACCGGCCCttgccggggccgggctgcggcagcGCCTTTACTCAACGGCAGAGGCGCGCACGGGAGCCTCCTCGCCGCCGCTCCGGCACAGGGCTGCCGCCGGCGCCTCGGTCGCGCTCCTGGGCCGCCTGTCGCCATGGAGACGCGCACTTCCTCCCACACCGACAGCCTCCGCGCGCCCGCCTGGCTCTTCACACTGCGGCTTCCGTCGAGGGGGCGTGGCCTCCGGGCGGTGGGCGTGGCGAGAGCAGGGGCGGGGCATTGGGCGGGGCGCCGGTCGGCGAGCAGGACAGCCGCGTGTGGCCGCGTCGCGCCTCCCGCCGCCATGTCGGCCGCCTTCAGGAAAGCCGCCAAGTCGGGGCAGCGCCCTCACCGCGAGCGGGCACAGGTCAGTGCGCCCCCCCTCGGGCCGGGCCCTCCGCCGcttggccgggccgggccaggccgggcggtGCGGGCCCCGCGCCGACGCTGCGTCTCCCCTAGCCGGCGGCGCGGAGGAAGCTGGGGCTGCTGGAGAAGAAGAAGGACTACCGGCTGCGCGCCGAGTGAGTGCCCCCgtccccccgggccccgccgcggccccagcgccgcccgcggggcctgACCGCCTCGCGCTCCCTCTAGTGACTACCGCAAGAAGCAGAGCGCGCTGCGGGCGCTGCAGCGGGCGGCGCTGGACCGGAACCCCGACGAGTTCTACTTCCGGATGACGCGCGCGAGGCTGCAGGTGGGAACCGCCCCGccggccgctcccgccgcgcccgcccgcctctCCCGGCGTTGGCAAAGGGAGCGGCAGGCTCGGTGGAAAATGAGGAGCATCTGCGGGGCGCGGGACCGCAGGGCCTTCTGCTTTTTGTCGGAGCCCAAAGCGCGCTGCAGCGGGGCGGCACCCGTGCCTGCGAGCGCTGCCTGCCCTCTGCTTCCAGGATGGAGTTCACATCATCAAGCAGCCGAAGGATGAAGTCACCCCTGAGCAGGTGAAAGTGATGAGGACGCAGGATCTCAAGTACGTGGAGATGAAAAGAGTGGCAGAAGCCAAGGTAATACtttgctttttcagtgttttttggtTGGCTGAGAatttttcctttaactttcttttctgttgttgttgctgttggctGTTTGTGTGTATGGTTGCTGAAATTGGGCTTGTGTAATACCAGAAATGACAGGTGAAAATGTCAGTGGAGCTTTATATGGAGCCTCAGGGTGTAAGCTGTACTAAAAACTTTACTGTATATTGAATGTGATAAAACAAGGCAAATTTCTGTGTAAATTTCAGACATTAAATACTCTTGCTTCTCATATTTAGCAAGAATAGAAAATGGTTGAATAGGTTACTGAAATAGGTTGAATATTCTAGGCAGACAGCATACTTTTGACTCCTTCTGAAAATGATTTATTCTGTAATATTGGTCCACACATTACCACTAATGGAACTATATTAAACAGTGTGGTCCACACACTAAATAAAAGCTAAAGAAAGTCAACTTTGGATTTGCCTTCAGACCCTTGCTAGTACTTTCAAGGTAGTCCTTTCTATTTTGTCTGCCATCAAGGTAAGTTACTCACATttgaaaaaatcatttgaaaaatgatttgtACGTATTTGGCTGGGTAATACTGGAAATTACTGTTAAACTCTACCTGAGAAGATTTTGAGGAGACAACATAAATGTAGACTAGATATGTTTAAAGaagactgaaaaagaagaaagagtttaGATGCAGATACTTTTGAGAAGCAAACAGGAATTTCTTTCAAGGAGACACGATTCACCTTGTTACAGATGCTCAGCAAAACTGAGATCAACTTTTCCTTTTTGCAGAAAATCGAAAGGCTGAAGTCAGAGCTCCATCTCCTGGATGCTGAGGGGAAGCAGTCCAACAAGCATGTGTTCTTCTTTGATACCAAAAAAGAAGGTAAGATACATAAAGGCTTtgtccaaaacttttttttttgatgttttctttcaAGCTGTGTAAAATCTATAAAACACCATGGTGCTTTCTTTATGCTGTTGTCATAAAAGAAGATTCTATTTCAGGAAAAGTAGTTTAAGTGTTCTGAAAATCCCTTTTGATAACTAGAGAAGGCCTTTGTTCTGCAGGAGCTATCTTGCTAGGACTCTCTCCATTGCTGACTGTGCATAAGCGACATTCAGGAGGTTTGCTGAGCATTAGTCCAAGTGTGGGAGTTTTTATTcctagtattctttttttttttctagttcaaGAGTTTGATATTGCAACTCATCTGAATACTGTTCCAGAGCTAGTAGATAGAGTGTACAACCGACCAACTATTGCAACATTACAGAAAGAGTCACTGAAAGGAGCCACTGATCCTGCCCACTTAAAGGTAGTTTGTGCTGCCACTATTTGTATTGTAGCGCTCTTAACTTGCACTTTACGTCTTTTATGCCATAAATCCTCAAAAGGGTTCACTGGAATGTTTTGAAGGAGGACAAAGTT containing:
- the UTP11 gene encoding probable U3 small nucleolar RNA-associated protein 11, encoding MSAAFRKAAKSGQRPHRERAQPAARRKLGLLEKKKDYRLRADDYRKKQSALRALQRAALDRNPDEFYFRMTRARLQDGVHIIKQPKDEVTPEQVKVMRTQDLKYVEMKRVAEAKKIERLKSELHLLDAEGKQSNKHVFFFDTKKEVQEFDIATHLNTVPELVDRVYNRPTIATLQKESLKGATDPAHLKKLAQQRKNQYDLLKQRIEREKTMFVIAQKIQTRKDLLDKTQKVKVKKETTNGPAIYKFKFQRKR